One Nostoc punctiforme PCC 73102 DNA window includes the following coding sequences:
- a CDS encoding (2Fe-2S) ferredoxin domain-containing protein, which produces MGASHTMEVSEFCLEGRFINFVIKDGYKLKGLMLGTHEGEFYIKLAKQLRAAFDLRLPPGTWLQVVGYKKHDLKDGTITLKAERVMAARSEMGRVQTTTPVQEPPSIHNVKVKPAKAKATILVCQKSDCMKRGGKAVCQALEAALSDRGLEDQVTIKGTGCMKNCKAGPNLVMPDKTRHSRIQAAQVPRLMDKHFGDKSLEAQPENLREVAITNGKLC; this is translated from the coding sequence ATGGGTGCATCTCACACTATGGAAGTATCAGAATTTTGTCTTGAGGGTAGATTTATAAATTTTGTTATTAAAGATGGCTATAAGCTTAAAGGCTTAATGCTAGGGACTCATGAAGGTGAGTTTTATATTAAATTAGCTAAACAATTACGGGCTGCTTTTGACTTGCGCTTACCACCAGGGACTTGGCTGCAAGTTGTTGGTTACAAAAAGCATGATTTGAAGGATGGCACTATCACTCTGAAAGCTGAACGGGTAATGGCGGCGCGTTCTGAGATGGGGAGAGTTCAGACGACTACTCCAGTACAAGAACCCCCATCTATTCATAATGTCAAGGTAAAGCCAGCTAAGGCTAAAGCCACAATTTTGGTGTGTCAAAAGTCTGATTGTATGAAACGCGGTGGTAAAGCAGTTTGTCAGGCGTTAGAGGCAGCTTTAAGCGATCGCGGTTTAGAAGACCAAGTTACAATCAAGGGCACTGGTTGTATGAAAAATTGTAAAGCTGGTCCAAACTTAGTTATGCCAGATAAAACACGCCATAGCCGAATTCAGGCTGCACAAGTCCCCAGGTTGATGGATAAGCATTTTGGTGACAAGAGTTTAGAAGCACAGCCTGAGAATTTAAGGGAAGTGGCGATAACTAATGGCAAGCTTTGCTGA
- a CDS encoding ribbon-helix-helix protein, CopG family: MSNLSVQLPDSLYKSLQELAKQDGISIDQFVATAVAEKIAALTTEIYLRELAKLGSREKYDAVLAKVPDIEPESCDQLPTA, from the coding sequence ATGAGCAACCTTAGCGTCCAGCTTCCTGACTCTTTGTACAAAAGTTTGCAGGAACTTGCCAAACAAGACGGCATTTCTATCGATCAGTTTGTGGCGACAGCAGTTGCGGAAAAAATCGCTGCACTCACAACTGAAATTTATCTAAGGGAGTTAGCAAAGCTCGGCAGTCGAGAAAAATACGACGCAGTTTTAGCGAAAGTACCAGATATTGAACCGGAATCTTGCGATCAATTACCCACAGCTTAA
- a CDS encoding pentapeptide repeat-containing protein, which yields MSNTPGIPVSKPVAIWNKDIKVNFRDLFKSLGKAAVDAGFGKWDSLAGDAVDTLGALGLGADTGQVAWLLIYRSLMQAMRSLVEGNKDLLVKKEGNKDLLSKEIDFKVLCNRLDKSLQNSQLVIDQNFFERPKDLPLFEVIKTPFREWLEDCGFNQPQAETISNRLPSYFVDALNELWGNHPQDYASLKEKLDTPFTKASEREQRWRRYLAWLQKQVEEPMFLEAFGLKQVYVPLRAYYHRKLEVEKNEEFERRSREDNKYEQIVVDLETELELWLEKGERNDAIRVISGGPGSGKSSFAKIFAANQAEKGQISVLFIPLHHFDPSDDLVDAVGKFVRDDGFLRHNPLQQDEGESRLLIIFDALDELAMQGKIAEKTAQDFVREVQKKVDRFNGRENRLQVLISGRELVVQANSTDFRLHQQILHILPYFVTEDERKNYIDTHKFLEQDQRQVWWQSYGKASGYEYTGLPSELDQGKLTEITAQPLLNYLVALSFVRGTVRFSEDSNLNAIYEDLLKAVYERGWTGYQHPAIQGIEEKDFVRILEEIALATWHGYGRTTTVKQIENHCENIGLKRLLNIFQEGAKLGLTRLLAAFYFRQSGVRAEDKTFEFTHKSFGEYLTARRIVRGIKRIHDELEQRENDLDRGWDDRQALAHWAILCCPSSMDEYLFNFILDELRLQNLSDVSNWQQTLCRLISFMLSHGMPMELLNRRQEFWLENWQAHNAEKALLAVLNACARLTRKKSDIKCPYIDSFGIWISRLRGQRLDKDVLSLKYLSFLCLQGSILHIQDFCGANFEEANLEDVEMILTNLVESNLRYANLRGVNMARANLQGANLSNANLENANLSNANLENANLSNANLENANLENATLTLVNLKQSNLRKANLKRASFFPINIESADLREANLQGAYLAQENFVDANFEKANFEGANLQGTLLEGKDLTKFNQDLDQTPISNPHQL from the coding sequence ATGAGCAACACCCCTGGAATTCCAGTTAGCAAGCCAGTTGCTATATGGAATAAGGATATCAAGGTAAATTTCAGGGATTTGTTTAAATCTCTAGGCAAAGCTGCGGTAGATGCTGGCTTTGGTAAATGGGACAGTTTAGCTGGAGATGCGGTAGACACTTTAGGCGCACTTGGACTAGGAGCAGATACTGGACAAGTAGCATGGTTGCTGATTTACCGCTCTCTAATGCAGGCAATGCGTAGCTTGGTAGAGGGAAATAAAGACTTACTGGTTAAGAAGGAAGGAAATAAAGACTTATTAAGCAAGGAAATTGATTTTAAAGTATTATGCAATCGTTTAGACAAGTCATTGCAAAACAGTCAGTTAGTTATAGATCAAAACTTTTTTGAGCGTCCCAAAGACTTACCCCTTTTTGAAGTAATTAAAACTCCTTTTAGAGAATGGTTAGAAGACTGTGGTTTTAACCAACCTCAAGCAGAGACAATTAGTAATCGGCTTCCTAGCTATTTTGTAGATGCTCTCAATGAACTTTGGGGAAATCATCCTCAAGACTATGCCTCTTTAAAAGAGAAGCTAGATACCCCCTTTACTAAAGCAAGTGAACGGGAACAAAGATGGCGGCGTTATTTAGCATGGCTACAAAAACAAGTTGAAGAACCAATGTTTTTGGAAGCCTTTGGTCTCAAACAAGTTTATGTTCCCTTGCGTGCCTATTATCACCGTAAACTTGAGGTTGAAAAAAATGAAGAATTTGAACGTAGATCCAGGGAAGATAATAAATATGAGCAGATTGTTGTTGACCTAGAAACTGAACTGGAACTTTGGTTAGAAAAGGGTGAGCGCAATGATGCCATCCGAGTAATTAGTGGTGGGCCAGGAAGTGGGAAATCTTCTTTTGCCAAAATCTTTGCCGCTAACCAGGCAGAAAAAGGACAAATTTCTGTGTTATTTATACCTTTGCATCATTTTGATCCCTCGGATGACTTAGTTGATGCAGTGGGTAAATTTGTGCGAGATGATGGTTTTCTTCGCCATAATCCTTTACAGCAAGACGAGGGTGAATCACGTTTACTCATTATCTTTGATGCCTTAGATGAACTTGCTATGCAGGGCAAAATTGCAGAAAAAACTGCACAAGACTTTGTTCGTGAAGTACAAAAAAAAGTAGATCGCTTTAATGGGCGTGAAAATCGATTACAAGTATTAATCAGTGGTCGGGAACTGGTAGTGCAAGCAAATAGCACTGACTTTCGTCTACATCAGCAAATATTACATATACTGCCTTATTTTGTAACTGAAGATGAAAGGAAAAATTATATTGATACTCATAAATTTTTAGAGCAAGATCAACGGCAAGTTTGGTGGCAATCTTATGGTAAAGCTAGTGGTTACGAGTATACTGGCTTACCATCAGAACTAGACCAAGGCAAACTTACAGAAATTACTGCCCAACCTTTGCTGAATTATTTGGTTGCCTTAAGCTTTGTACGAGGTACAGTACGCTTTTCTGAAGATAGCAACCTAAATGCTATTTATGAAGACCTACTTAAAGCAGTTTATGAGCGTGGTTGGACTGGTTATCAGCATCCGGCAATTCAGGGAATCGAAGAAAAAGATTTTGTCCGAATTCTGGAAGAGATTGCTCTTGCTACTTGGCATGGTTATGGAAGGACAACAACAGTTAAACAAATAGAAAATCATTGTGAAAATATTGGTTTAAAACGTCTTTTAAACATATTTCAAGAAGGTGCGAAATTAGGTTTAACTCGTTTGTTAGCTGCTTTTTATTTCCGGCAAAGTGGGGTTAGAGCAGAAGATAAAACCTTTGAATTTACTCATAAGAGTTTTGGTGAATATCTCACAGCTAGACGCATTGTGCGAGGAATTAAACGTATTCATGACGAACTAGAACAACGAGAGAATGATCTAGATCGGGGCTGGGATGATCGACAAGCTTTAGCGCATTGGGCAATTTTGTGTTGTCCATCCTCAATGGATGAATATTTGTTCAACTTCATCCTAGATGAACTTCGTTTACAGAATTTATCAGATGTAAGTAACTGGCAGCAGACCCTATGTCGCTTGATTAGTTTCATGTTAAGTCATGGAATGCCAATGGAACTTTTGAATCGCAGACAGGAATTTTGGCTAGAAAATTGGCAAGCACATAATGCAGAAAAGGCTTTGTTAGCTGTATTAAATGCCTGTGCCCGATTAACAAGAAAAAAATCAGATATTAAATGCCCTTATATTGATTCCTTTGGTATATGGATCTCACGTCTTCGTGGACAAAGATTAGATAAAGATGTTTTATCTTTGAAATATCTTAGTTTTTTATGTTTACAAGGTTCAATTCTCCATATCCAAGATTTTTGTGGTGCAAATTTTGAGGAAGCAAATCTTGAAGATGTAGAGATGATATTGACAAATCTTGTTGAATCAAATCTCAGATATGCAAATCTTAGAGGTGTAAATATGGCAAGGGCCAATCTTCAAGGTGCTAACCTCTCAAATGCCAATCTTGAAAATGCTAACCTCTCAAATGCCAATCTTGAAAATGCCAACCTTTCAAATGCCAATCTTGAAAATGCTAACCTTGAAAATGCAACTTTAACTTTAGTGAATCTTAAACAGAGCAATCTTAGAAAAGCAAATCTTAAGAGAGCCAGTTTTTTTCCGATAAATATTGAAAGTGCGGATCTCAGAGAAGCGAATCTTCAAGGGGCATATCTTGCTCAAGAGAATTTTGTAGACGCAAATTTTGAAAAGGCAAATTTTGAAGGGGCGAATCTTCAAGGAACACTTCTTGAGGGTAAAGACTTAACAAAGTTCAATCAAGATTTAGATCAGACTCCAATAAGTAACCCACATCAGCTTTGA